The genomic DNA AGAAGAACCATGCAGCATCAATTTTCTAAGTCAGGATTCTGTCATAGGGAAATATTCATAAATATCAGAAGAAGTGAACTTCCCTAAAGAAGAGCGTTCTGTGTCGGATGATTGCATCCCAGTGCAAAAGTTTCATACAAAACAAGTTTTCAAGGAAGCTTgcttttcaattaattatttaaaacaaaaaagagaaattgacTGTGCTACCATATGATTTTCTTACTAAAAGGATTATTGATGCCTTACCATCTAGTATGTTGGTATTGCAATTGACTAGTAGCATGGGAAAGCCAGATTACAGAATTCAAATTGCCACTAATTATGctatattctctctctttctctctgaaaTTCAAACCATATTCTCTCCCTCCCTAACACAATACACAATACACAAAGctggaaaaagaaaaccacCTTTTCTAATACTAACAAAATTAGATATAAGCTTTCCAATTTTACAAGGGTAAAATGATCTATAAAGTTTCAGTAAAGTGATCAAACTACCTCTCGGGAGACACGATCCCAGACAACAGCTTCTCGATTGACATCCCCTGATGCAAACATTGAAACATCTGGAGAGTAACGTATGACACTTACAGCACCCCGATGTTTCTCAAGGACTGCCTCTTCTTTGAGAGTATCACCCGTGATAGAATAAATGTGTAATTTACCGTCCTGCCCACCGACAATTGCTTCACTTCCATCAGGTGCGATTGCAGATGCAGTCACAGTAAACCCAAGGTTGATAGTTGACAGAACCTTTGTACCATGGAGCAAGACAACGCCGGAATCAGTTGAAACCAAAGCAAGTTCAGGAGAGAGGAGAGCAAGGCTCAAATCTTTTGGTTGAGTGCCAATATCAACCGAATCTGCATCTCCACATTGATCCCCATGTACAGAAACTCTCCATATCTTGGTagtcaagagagagagaacaaaaaagcATTAAATCAGAAAACAccataaaatttctcttaatgGATATATAAATTATGAATGCATCAAACAAAGTTTATataacatttaaattaaaaagaagaagaaaaagcagaATATGGTTAGAGAATGAGAGAAAGGTGAAATAATACTGCAATAATACAAACAGGGTCATCTATGCCTAGCGAGTATTGAAGTCTGCAAATAGGTTAGCagaaaaaaattctatttgCAACCTGTATTCCAGTAGAATGCCACaagtaaaaagagaaaaagtactCATAGGATTAATAGGACATCACTGGCCGTTAGTGTCATAAGTTAGATTCAAATCCTCATCAATTTTACTAAAGGAATGTCCCTTATAAGTTGAAATACTGTTCTATTGGAAAGTCCTAATAAGTTCAACTATGTTCTAAATAAAGACAAGTTTTGGAAGTTttcgggaaaaaaaaatgtagtagaAAACTTGATTTAATTTAAGCTAAAATAGTACACAATaacaagctaatgaaatgtaaagTTAACCTTCATCAACAGCCACCAAAGCTCTGTACCTATTGAACAGAATGCCCTTGCAAGCAGGATCTCATTTAGGAGCATAGACTCAATTTATTATAAATCAAATTACTTATAACTTCCCCCCAGGCCCCATAGGGCCCAAAAATATtaggagagaaaaagagaggcccatcattgaaaaatttgttttaatttctaaGGTGCAAAAATCTGATATTgaactctttgttttttttttttttttttttttttcaaatggcaGTAACATCTTacaattgaaagtgcttttccAGTAAAAAAACACTACACTCACCTAAATATCCCAAGAGTTGAATCCTAGAAAGAGGTTACAATCAGCATTGACCAATACAAATATTCTTCTGCAAGGCTTTTTAACAAGAGAAATTTACAAGATGTACTTTAAATACTTTTCACAgaactttattattaattattcatatgaacttgaaaaaaaatactGCAATCACTAAAGCCATGACTTCAGtaattttttattggtaagttaTAGATGCATCCGTGAATCTTGAACTAGTGGCTTTATCATCTTCCTTGTTCTTATGGGGGAGGAGGTACATTTTTAGCTCAAGTTCATTTGCACAACAACTTCAGCATTTACCTACCATACTacaatcattgtgaaatatcaagGTGAGGGagtacttaccaaaaaaataaaaataaaaatcaaaatcaaaagggAATAGAAACTTCAATCCTTCATTAATAATCCATCcatccatcattttttttttttttttgatttgaggTTGTAAGGAAACCGTAGCAAACTTGTAGATATTAGTTCAGTACAAGCAGAGCATGCTGTAAATACAGGCAACCTCCATTTCATTGAAGATTAAGAGGATATAAGCACATTCATTACCTTATTGTCAAATCCAGATGTAACAATCTCTTCTTCAACAGCTGCAAAACACTTGATTTGAGAATTCTCTTTCCTCTGTAGTCTGCCACTGTATCCAATGCCCTGGAtccatttgattattaaacCATCATAGCTGCTAGACAACATAACTTTTGGGTCACTTTTGAGAACAGCTAATGAGTTAACATTCTTCATATGCCCAGACAACATCAGTGGGGCTTTATCAAGATCAGTTGCTGAGAATAAGCTAACAGTGCCACCAAGAGAAACAGTTACAAGATGATCATTCTGCCAGAGACATCCCACTAGCATGTCATCAACTCCACCAGAACCAGGACTCATCAACGTTTTCTTCACCTTCCCATTACCGTTCTCAGATATCTCCCACAACTTTGCTGACTTGTCAGCAGATGCAGTCAACACCTAAAAGCAAATTTGCAACTAAATGTCAGTACATCATATCACAAATTGTATATACTTTAAGTAGCTTAAAAAGGAGAATTTAACTAAAGATACAGAGCATGAAGGAAGATATAAAGCACTTACAAAGCAAGCAGCCACTTTTGTTGGTTTATTAAAGccattttcaaacacaattaaGAAAGATAGTTCCTTCAATATTCCTAATGTGATTTTCATGCTTCAACGAGAGAATAAACTTGAAGTGATTCAAGAAAAGGCCAACTCTAAGCTGACCTGTTTACCATCAGGGCTCCAGCTAACAGCATAAATGCTGCCCTTGTGGCCATATTCAGAGGAAAGCTCCCCTATCTTCTCTCCACTTTTCCCGTCATATATTATACCTTTCTTATCAGAGCTTACACTAATGAACTTACTGCCATCTGGAGAAAATCGTACACAATTAGCAAAATTTGAATGATCCCTGCAAATCAAGAAACCAAAACTTCTTTGAGTGAAGTTATTAATGAATCAGAATAGGCACCAAGATCTGAAACATCACACTTGTTGCAATATAAAAATCATGCGTTTAAATCACTCAAGCATATACTAAGCAATAGGATTCAGAGAATAACGATCACCCCATTTTAGAAAATCCAATAAACGTACACCGGAACGGGACAGCCATGACAATGCAACACTTTTGCAACATGATCACAAAGGAAGCCTAGAAAAAAAACTAGCGCAGAGTAGCCATGGAGACATAGCAATACAAGGAAGCTCACGTGAGCATGCACACAAAAAGACATAAGCTTACGTTTGTAACATACTCTAAGAAACATTACAAGCTCCTAAATCCAAAACAGAAAATGCTTAGAAACAGGAAGAATGTGAATCAAAGACATCCGATTCCCGAATCACTGAATCAGGAAGAATGCGAGCAAACACGTTCGTTGTGACGAACAAACAAACCTGTGTGATTGCTTGAATTTAAAAGGTGGTCCCTCGTAGAAATTCACCAGGAAATCCTCTCCGCACGTGACGATCCGAAACGGTCTCGTTGGCTTAAACGCGCAGCTTAACACTCGCCTCGAATGCCCGTCGAACTCCCCGACATTCGTCCCCGAATCCCACCTATCTCACCACCACGACGTCGTTTTCGTCAGAAAAGGTTCAATTTAGTTATTTACATAAcaattttcagaaaataaagaaaagaaaatgaaaagcgTTAACATACATGAAAGCTCGCACTAAGGACTTGCCCTTGCCATCGCCGCAGGCCACGATCCTTTGCCCGTCGGGGGACCACTGGAGATCGTCAATCCGACCGGTGAGGACCTTGAACTCCTTCTTCAAAACGAATTCGTTGCGGGTCCCCCAGATCCGGACAGTCCCAGACACGTCGGCGGAGGCGATCCACTCGCCGTTGGGGGAGTAGCGCGCCACGGTGGCGGGGTAGGCGTGCTCGGCGTAGACCGAGACGTCAAGCGGGTTGTCGAGGTTGATCATAATTACCGATCTGCCATTGGTGTACAAAACGGTGTTggatttggggtggccggcga from Corylus avellana chromosome ca6, CavTom2PMs-1.0 includes the following:
- the LOC132184552 gene encoding actin-interacting protein 1-2, with product MPQLAETYACVPTTERGRGILIAGHPKSNTVLYTNGRSVIMINLDNPLDVSVYAEHAYPATVARYSPNGEWIASADVSGTVRIWGTRNEFVLKKEFKVLTGRIDDLQWSPDGQRIVACGDGKGKSLVRAFMWDSGTNVGEFDGHSRRVLSCAFKPTRPFRIVTCGEDFLVNFYEGPPFKFKQSHRDHSNFANCVRFSPDGSKFISVSSDKKGIIYDGKSGEKIGELSSEYGHKGSIYAVSWSPDGKQVLTASADKSAKLWEISENGNGKVKKTLMSPGSGGVDDMLVGCLWQNDHLVTVSLGGTVSLFSATDLDKAPLMLSGHMKNVNSLAVLKSDPKVMLSSSYDGLIIKWIQGIGYSGRLQRKENSQIKCFAAVEEEIVTSGFDNKIWRVSVHGDQCGDADSVDIGTQPKDLSLALLSPELALVSTDSGVVLLHGTKVLSTINLGFTVTASAIAPDGSEAIVGGQDGKLHIYSITGDTLKEEAVLEKHRGAVSVIRYSPDVSMFASGDVNREAVVWDRVSREVKLKNMLYHTARINCLSWSPDSNMVATGSLDTSVIIYEVDKPASSRLTIKGAHLGGVYGLAFTDQYSVVSSGEDACVRVWRLTPQS